A single genomic interval of Oncorhynchus gorbuscha isolate QuinsamMale2020 ecotype Even-year linkage group LG25, OgorEven_v1.0, whole genome shotgun sequence harbors:
- the LOC124014323 gene encoding doublesex- and mab-3-related transcription factor A1-like, translating to MEGSIRPHGLAGHSSSPLSVGGLQMPASLLRPPPLFLRAAACKPSMERGYPRTPKCARCRNHGVVSALKGHKRFCRWRDCVCAKCTLIAERQRVMAAQVALRRQQAQEESEARELQFMYTGSGAGETGLTMASGVQRSGNTVPRISSYDVFGTEDQKDDDKLTKYNLNNGFMGRTFYAPHTAPLSSPLGKNDTSPNLEKKQAVFDKESGSQTAAFDQLSDHTESPRSLSSSDLESGSESERPKDYPSLEITEPGCASKDRDPTEVMTKIFPHHKRDTLESVVKTCKGDIVKAIQLVLSSKENKCNSDSVGLSLSVHSNEPRPTFGLPGVALGALGTKSAFSPLQTTPTPAGGESMYGLSPRFGINPLRLAYSTAGGGIPNFMSPYVTSGLMPVFPFRPPLDYSFPGMMRDLSYLQTKDSLCNTGIYSRINQEK from the exons ATGGAAGGCAGCATTAGACCGCACGGCTTGGCTGGgcacagctcctctcctctctccgtcggGGGTTTACAGATGCCCGCTTCCCTTCTGCGCCCGCCGCCTCTCTTTCTCCGAGCTGCTGCCTGTAAACCGTCGATGGAGAGGGGCTACCCCCGAACCCCGAAGTGCGCACGGTGCAGGAACCACGGCGTGGTGTCCGCTCTGAAAGGCCACAAGCGCTTCTGTCGTTGGCGAGACTGCGTGTGCGCAAAGTGTACCCTGATAGCGGAGAGGCAGCGGGTGATGGCTGCACAGGTGGCACTCAGGAGACAACAGGCGCAGGAGGAGAGCGAGGCCCGGGAGCTCCAATTCATGTACACCGGCTCCGGGGCGGGGGAGACCGGACTGACCATGGCATCTGGGGTACAGCGATCTGGAAACACCGTGCCAAGAATATCTAGTTATGATGTTTTTGGAACTGAGGACCAAAAAGACG ATGACAAACTGACCAAGTACAACCTAAACAACGGATTCATGGGCCGAACGTTCTATGCTCCTCACACCGCACCACTGTCCTCTCCATTGGGAAAGAACGATACCTCTCCTAATCTAGAGAAAAAACAGGCGGTCTTCGACAAGGAGAGTGGCAGTCAGACGGCTGCTTTTGACCAGCTGTCAGACCACACAGAGAGCCCACGGTCTCTGTCATCCTCGGACCTCGAGTCGGGCAGCGAGTCCGAGCGGCCCAAGGACTACCCTTCGCTGGAGATTACCGAGCCCGGTTGCGCGTCAAAGGACCGGGACCCCACCGAGGTCATGACCAAGATATTCCCCCATCACAAGCGGGATACTTTGGAATCGGTGGTGAAAACTTGCAAAGGGGACATCGTGAAGGCTATTCAACTAGTTCTTAGCTCCAAAGAGAATAAATGCAACTCGGATAGCGTcggtctatctctgtctgttcaCTCAAATGAACCAAGGCCTACTTTTGGACTTCCAGGGGTAGCGTTGGGGGCTCTGGGTACCAAGTCTGCTTTTTCCCCATTGCAAACCACGCCAACACCTGCCGGAGGCGAAAGTATGTACGGGCTGAGTCCTCGCTTTGGTATTAATCCTTTGCGCCTGGCCTACTCAACCGCAGGTGGTGGCATACCTAATTTCATGTCACCGTATGTGACATCCGGACTGATGCCAGTTTTTCCATTCCGCCCGCCGTTGGACTATTCTTTCCCGGGCATGATGCGAGACCTCTCCTATCTCCAGACTAAAGACTCCCTATGTAACACCGGCATATACTCTCGTATAAATCAGGAGAAATAA